A genome region from Meriones unguiculatus strain TT.TT164.6M chromosome 19, Bangor_MerUng_6.1, whole genome shotgun sequence includes the following:
- the LOC110563392 gene encoding prolactin-3B1-like, which translates to MQLSLTLPCFTGTFLLLAVSNVLLWEPVTSSPQYGVSTGSLYERVVRWSHITHDLASKVFIEFDMKYGRTWNQYPMFSPCHTASIPTPENSEQVHQTKSQDLLKAAISVLLAWEEPLKLMVPAVAALPGVSDTLLSRTKELEERILGLQEGLSTILSRVQPGDVERDYTFWSGWSDLQSSDEANRFSALRTLYRCVRRDTHKVDNFIKVLKCRDVHNNNC; encoded by the exons ATGCAGCTCTCCTTGACTCTACCATGCTTCA CTGGGACATTCCTTCTGCTGGCAGTGTCAAACGTGCTCCTTTGGGAGCCTGTGACTTCCTCACCACAATACGGGGTATCCACTGGAAGCCTATACGAGCGTGTGGTTAGATGGTCACACATCACCCATGACCTTGCTTCGAAAGTATTCATTGAGTTT gatatGAAGTATGGTAGAACTTGGAACCAGTACCCGATGTTTAGCCCTTGCCACACTGCCTCAATCCCTACTCCAGAAAACAGTGAGCAAGTCCACCAGACAAAA TCACAAGACCTTCTGAAAGCCGCTATCAGTGTCCTACTAGCCTGGGAAGAGCCTCTGAAGCTCATGGTGCctgcagtggctgctcttccaggtgtGTCTGATACTCTGCTGTCAAGGACAAAAGAGTTGGAAGAAAGAATTCTAGGACTGCAGGAGGGACTGTCCACCATACTCAGCAGG GTTCAGCCTGGAGATGTTGAAAGGGACTACACTTTCTGGTCAGGATGGTCAGATTTGCAGTCATCTGATGAAGCCAATCGCTTTTCTGCTCTTCGTACCCTGTACCGCTGCGTGCGCAGGGATACACATAAGGTTGACAATTTTATCAAGGTCTTGAAGTGCAGAGATGTTCATAACAACAACTGCTGA